A genomic region of Plasmodium malariae genome assembly, chromosome: 14 contains the following coding sequences:
- the PmUG01_14012500 gene encoding fam-l protein: MEQQIKSLLFIKNSTFSLLFWICHFYIYMMVLNKLFDINYNHHREFYTRNYRSLAKYEQYNHSSITCINEQLTNGVNNKSDITSKEKYAERKKNHSNRTLPTNARSHRKDTKSKSCIFETKKYSHLEKKIFKELDYADFLKNNRTISDKIYKKIILKKCGLRLALPLLLFLVLAISFILDKFCGYGLTYVLYKVILLCSPVVEVNKLSQISYLNHIKDLSTLYTKSASPALVHLYDILNRPPLNWLTKVLVKKYDKTFNYCVPYFLGFLIYFVPLFILGIILISAVFYYHKKVKKFEKIKFRKK, translated from the exons ATGGAACAACAAATTAAGTCActgttatttattaaaaattctaCATTTAGCCTTTTATTTTGGATATgccatttttacatatatatg atggTATTGAACAAACTTTTTGATATTAACTACAATCATCATAGAGAATTCTATACAAGAAATTATCGTTCACTGGcaaaatatgaacagtatAATCATTCAAGtattacatgtataaatGAACAGTTAACTAACGGAGTGAACAATAAAAGTGATATAACtagtaaagaaaaatatgctgaaagaaaaaaaaatcattcaAATAGAACTTTACCAACTAATGCAAGAAGTCATAGAAAGGATACAAAAAGTAAATcttgtatatttgaaacaaaaaaatattcccatttagaaaaaaaaatattcaaagaacttgattatgcagattttcttaaaaacaacAGGACAATTAGTGATaagatttataaaaaaataatacttaaaaaatgcGGATTACGACTTGCTTTAcctttattactatttttggTGTTAGcgatatcatttatattagatAAATTTTGTGGATATGGACTTACATATGTTTTGTATAAAGTGATACTTCTCTGTTCACCTGTCGTAGAAGTTAATAAACTAAGTCAAATTTCATATCTTAACCATATTAAAGATCTTTCaacattatatacaaaatctGCTTCTCCGGCCTtagtacatttatatgacATTCTGAACAGACCTCCTTTAAATTGGCTCACAAAAGTTTTGGTAAAGAAATATGATAAAACTTTTAACTACTGTGTGCCATATTTTTTGggttttctaatatattttgtgcCTTTATTCATATTAGGTATCATACTTATATCAGcggttttttattatcataaaaaagttaaaaagttcgaaaaaattaagttcaggaaaaagtaa
- the PmUG01_14012600 gene encoding fam-m protein, which produces MERIAKSILFIKISAFILLTGICHFKNDVNTFNKSINKGYTLGRKLDIKTFRLLAKCKQNKDSNILELKQNIQNNTKCKKKDISINEKGDKDKNNKYNKSSLNKAQYYTEVIDYNNGMFDGKHFHFEKKWIRKKDYDLFIQKNRRIIDINLKKIKFRNYGFGVALFFLFFILGIGIPILPAINPLNEVWKSLDSNTSWKEWKEAIDGFVNYLGDYAFTILFTVFIVILSVILIIAIYRILRNNEKYTKMKLIME; this is translated from the exons atggaacGAATAGCTAAGTCaatcttatttattaaaatttctgcgtttatccttttaactgggatatgtcattttaaaaatgatgtG aacaCGTTTAATAAATCCATAAATAAAGGCTACACGCTTGGCAGAAAATTAGATATAAAAACTTTTAGATTACTGGCAAAATGTAAGCAGAATAAggattcaaatattttagagttaaaacaaaatatacaaaacaaTACAAAgtgcaaaaaaaaggatatatctATTAATGAAAAGGGGGACAaagataaaaacaataaatataataaaagttcATTAAATAAGGCACAATACTATACCGAAGttatagattataataatggaatgtttgatggaaaacatttccattttgaaaaaaaatggattagaaaaaaagattacGATCTTTTTATTCAGAAAAACAGGAGaattatagatataaatttaaaaaaaatcaaatttaGAAACTACGGATTTGGagttgctttattttttctttttttcatacttGGAATTGGAATACCAATATTACCAGCAATAAATCCTTTGAATGAAGTATGGAAGTCACTTGACAGTAATACATCATGGAAAGAGTGGAAGGAAGCTATAGATGGTTTCGTAAACTACTTAGGAGACTATGcttttacaatattattcACAGTATTTATCGTTATATTATCTGTTATTCTTATAATAGCGATTTATAGGAtcttaagaaataatgaaaaatatacaaaaatgaagTTAATAATggagtaa
- the PmUG01_14012700 gene encoding fam-l protein has translation MEKKIMLLLFINIATFIPLTWICHFSNETRTFYGSLGENYINDKKLNTKNYRLLAKCKHNKDLCTMGLKVGILNNDMTERKDISNNENIFAQLNRQSNRSLSRNIERPKKDKKNISCIFEKEQYSRFEKKIFKELDYANFLKNNRGISNKIYQKIICKKYGFRLGLPIFFVLLLSILLLLDLFVGYGLINGLFKVLNIISVSLGYRTEGNAKALQVMLKPLHNRLINSPFSSFFKSIDQVKENVGTSIDDHYYITGFFGFLLYFIPLFIIGVTCILRVFYYHKKVKKYEKIKFKKR, from the exons atggaaaaaaaaattatgttactcttatttattaatattgctACTTTTATACCTTTAACATGGATATGCCATTTTAGTAATGAAAct AGGACATTTTATGGATCTTTGGGTGAAAACTATATAAAtgacaaaaaattaaatacaaagAATTATCGATTATTAGCAAAATGTAAGCATAATAAGGATTTGTGTACTATGGGGTTAAAAGTAGGGATACTAAATAATGATATGACAGAAAGAAaagatatatctaataatgaaaacataTTTGCACAATTAAATAGACAATCAAATAGAAGTTTATCAAGGAATATAGAAAGGCCcaaaaaagataagaaaaatatttcttgtatatttgaaaaagaaCAATATTCTCGTTtcgaaaaaaagatattcaaagaacttgattatGCAAACTTTCTTAAAAACAACAGGGGGATTAGTAATAAGATTtaccaaaaaataatatgtaaaaagtaCGGATTTCGATTAGGTTTacctatattttttgttttgttgttATCCATATTACTTTTACTAGATTTATTCGTGGGTTATGGACTTATAAATGGTTTGTTTAAGGTTTTGAATATTATCTCTGTATCTTTGGGGTACCGAACTGAAGGAAATGCGAAAGCACTACAAGTAATGTTGAAACCTCTGCATAACAGGTTGATAAATTCCCCTTTTAGTTCATTCTTCAAATCAATTGATcaagtaaaagaaaatgttGGTACCTCAATAGAtgatcattattatataaccGGTTTCTTTGGTTTTCTGCTATATTTTATACCCCTTTTTATAATAGGTGTCACATGTATATTAAGGGTTTTTTActaccataaaaaagttaaaaaatatgaaaaaattaagttcaaaaaaaggtaa
- the PmUG01_14012800 gene encoding fam-m protein: protein MEQNIKTLFLIKISMLILFTRLWHFINDMNGFIKSSDESYTLGRVLKKRTYRLLAEYKENKGSNIVVLKDMPNYKECKNKDKSNNKKGGILKNGKPNKSLSKKRFYIKLTDYNDGMSDRKYFNFEKKWIRKKDYEIFQEQNKRISDKNFKKIKFRSYGFAVAVFFLFFLFGIGFPILQGLGYLRTLKIHFLGMIGLITGLDPTAVQDYICSIFFGVLIIILAIVIITTIPKILINNEEYKKFKLMNVQKEQ from the exons ATGGAACAAAATATCAAAACtctgtttttaattaaaatttctatGCTTATTCTTTTTACTCGGTTATGGCATTTTATAAATGACAtg aatGGGTTTATCAAGTCTTCGGATGAGAGTTACACTCTTGGTagagttttaaaaaaaagaacctATAGATTACTAGCTGAATATAAAGAGAATAAGGGCTCAAATATTGTAGTATTAAAAGATATGCCAAATTATAAAGagtgtaaaaataaagataaatctaataataaaaaagggggaatactgaaaaatggaaaaccCAATAAATCATTAAGTAAGAAGagattttatataaaacttaCGGATTATAATGATGGAATGTCTGatagaaaatatttcaattttgaaaaaaaatggattagaaaaaaagattatgagATCTTCCAAGAAcagaataaaagaattagtgataaaaattttaaaaaaataaaatttagaagtTACGGATTTGCAGTtgctgttttttttcttttttttttgtttggaATAGGATTCCCTATATTACAAGGATTGGGTTATTTGAGAACTCTAAAGATTCATTTTCTAGGAATGATTGGTTTAATTACAGGACTTGATCCTACTGCAGTACAAGACTATATTtgttcaatattttttggagtacttattattattttagcTATCGTAATTATAACAACTATACCTAAGatcttaataaataatgaagaatataaaaaatttaagttaaTGAATGTACAAAAAGAACAATGA
- the PmUG01_14012900 gene encoding STP1 protein encodes MENCITSVHLTVGGTSYFRLLANSNFMKIRKYLNDKTNSLKRETEKKTFREGCKVLANYLIQHKNQPSYEDKIMWEKILYSWANTYYSRLDKHGGCPVIIEDKDLALLNLKYEAEDFCEEKKTRTKAITCFNNGDIDEDKCDEECAHKIKEYNAWINSRKLYFNEKENLIIRNCKNQPSHFPTSQCNILEPNIYKTFSKCKFNHLASLSPSSNEKEKMLQEVSRKTAFNLSSNNVTEEEDPKHPLQELTQTDRSTKIDQVVNQASESVPQNFPSKESSRTQSNTKEIQNILTEQNVFLETPLQNQYKGALSPDLNTPRHPDPQGLLSPHFSESPQLSPEVSVSTSGFSNYNEPTKTLYSEDHTINSYISPILISFLCVIVFSLFTKYALIGLFKKKNKIRRHVKFLRLLVPSFSNNKSKHFTDDHLENPIYDDEEIIKKIKINELTKNVNSSKRQKDRSKTIIEIHMEVLEECRNEDWESSKEAFLKICLDEFTKKDYRTYPNLTYNDLITENIKSSNDIEKQNILWNKWVERHRYLFAKLKKEDWYNNLKNEWKKKIAYIQERDELKKKSSNENHNFPFLEIEKDLWKHWISKKGIIIEQYLEQEWIKELDMDLNIMSDECVKEDTKNYVTLINIEELQHKENYEELCKYIKKKLLTMLCILVLMSMLEEYKKEVNFDNRESFLDISINEWKTKKYSGNKQEITENTIEYINSDIENRRNNEFHTHIGKDSFRNEIEGCIGEDDLYASSIVNNGTVEKSIDIAEKHIS; translated from the exons ATGGAAAATTGTATAACCTCGGTa CATTTAACTGTTGGTGGCACTTCTTATTTCAGACTCCTTGCAAACAgcaattttatgaaaataagaaaatatttaaatgataaaactAATTCCTTAAAAAGAGagacagaaaaaaaaacatttagaGAAGGATGCAAAGTTTTAGCTAATTATCTAATTCAACATAAGAATCAACCATCATATgaagataaaataatgtgGGAAAAAATCTTATATAGTTGGGCAAACACTTACTATTCAAGGCTAGATAAACATGGAGGATGCCCTGTAATTATAGAAGATAAAGATTTAGcacttttaaatttaaaatatgaagcTGAAGATTTCTgcgaagaaaaaaaaacaagaacaAAAGCAATAACTTGCTTTAACAATGGAGATATTGATGAAGATAAATGTGATGAAGAATGTgcacataaaattaaagaatataatgcATGGATTAATAGTAGAAAGTTGTATTTTAATGAGAAGGAAAATCTTATCATACGAAATTGCAAAAATCAACCATCTCATTTTCCAACTAGTCAATGCAACATACTGGAacctaatatatataaaacattttctAAATGCAAATTTAATCATTTAGCCTCATTGTCACCGTCATCtaacgaaaaagaaaaaatgttacAAGAAGTTAGTCGAAAAACAgcttttaatttatctagTAATAATGTAACAGAGGAAGAAGATCCTAAACATCCACTCCAAGAACTAACTCAAACTGATCGCAGTACTAAAATTGATCAAGTTGTTAATCAAGCATCAGAATCTGTACCTCAAAATTTTCCGTCAAAGGAATCTTCACGTACCCAAAGTAACACTAaagaaattcaaaatattctaACTGAACAAAACGTATTTTTAGAAACGCCACTGCAAAATCAATATAAGGGTGCATTGTCACCAGATCTTAATACACCACGACATCCAGATCCTCAAGGGTTACTATCACCGCATTTCTCTGAATCTCCTCAGTTGTCTCCTGAAGTATCAGTTTCTACCTCAggtttttcaaattataatGAGCCAACTAAAACTCTAT ATTCAGAAGACCACAcaattaattcatatatatctcCTATTCTAATAAGCTTCCTATGTGTTATtgtattttccctttttactAAA tACGCTTTAATAGGattgttcaaaaaaaaaaataaaataagaagacATGTGAAATTTCTGAGATTACTAGTACCTTCATTTTCTAACAATAAGAGTAAACATTTTACAGATGATCATTTAGAAAACCCTATAtatgatgatgaagaaatcataaaaaaaattaaaataaatgaacttacaaaaaatgtaaattcaTCAAAGCGACAAAAAGACAGATCCAAAACCATAATAGAAATACATATGGAAGTACTTGAAGAATGCAGAAATGAAGATTGGGAAAGCAGCAAAGAAGCattcttaaaaatttgtCTAGATGAGTTCACAAAAAAGGATTATAGAACCTATCctaatttaacatataatgaTCTAATaacagaaaatattaaaagtagcaatgatattgaaaaacaaaatattctaTGGAATAAATGGGTAGAACGACATAGATATCTTTTtgcaaaattgaaaaaagaagactggtataataatttgaaaaatgaatggaaaaaaaaaatagcttaCATACAAGAAAGagatgaattaaaaaagaaatcatCTAATGAAAATCACAACTTTCCATTtttagaaatagaaaaagatcTATGGAAACACTGGATATCGAAAAAGGGTATTATTATAGAACAATATTTGGAACAGGAATGGATTAAGGAATTGGATATGGATTTAAACATTATGTCAGATGAATGCGTAAAGGaagatacaaaaaattatgtaacactaataaatatagaagaatTGCAGCacaaagaaaattatgaagaattatgtaaatatataaaaaaaaaattattaacaatgCTCTGTATTCTAGTACTTATGTCCATGTtagaagaatataaaaaagaggtGAATTTTGATAATAGGGAATCATTTTTGGATATATCCATAAATGAATGgaagacaaaaaaatattcaggTAACAAACAAGAAATTACAGAAAATACAATTGAATATATCAACAGTGATATAgaaaatagaagaaataaCGAATTCCATACTCATATAGGGAAGGACAGTTTCAGAAATGAGATAGAAGGCTGTATAGGAGAAGATGACTTATATGCAAGTTCTATAGTTAATAATGGGACAGTCGAAAAATCCATTGATATAGCAGAAAAACACATTTCATAA
- the PmUG01_14013000 gene encoding PIR protein: MTTDTTEENENTVALYVKYKSEFENVILDTQNKEGTENPGRRCAKIDQNYTNFTTPCQEVGRYLIEIKEKYKSDRFKRCKYLKYRINSDNKYNKNPEWFQKYNEFSSQLGNICDEKFEEIQSNILNKLTELYSYYEDFNEYKGKDKDTSGNICNKIKNLYRLYNDNYKECQGNNESLFCKELNNFKKAYDDKMDKLSPCNDLPQTLPQIEQTSTQILPPTEVDYVFVPILTTSIVLLMSFTIFFLYKFSPLKSWIYTRLQRKKFIELNKFQEESSESLQNLNEEVNRSYEKSYHNITYQPQGDT, translated from the exons ATGACAACTGACACTACAGAAGAAAac gaGAATACCGTGgcattatatgttaaatataaaagtgaATTTGAAAATGTTATCCTTGATACTCAGAATAAAGAGGGTACAGAAAATCCTGGAAGGAGATGTGCTAAAATCGACCAAAATTATACTAATTTTACTACACCATGCCAAGAGGTTGGTAGatatttaattgaaataaaggaaaagtaTAAATCCGATAGATTCAAACGTTGTAAATACTTGAAGTACCGGATAAATTCagacaataaatataataagaatcCTGAATGGTTTCagaaatataatgaattttcATCCCAGTTAGGTAATATATGTGATGAAAAATTCGAAGAAATTCAatctaatattttaaataaacttacagaattatatagttattatgaggattttaatgaatataaaggTAAAGACAAGGATACTAGTGgtaatatttgtaataaaattaaaaatcttTATAGACTTTATAACGATAATTACAAAGAATGTCAAGGAAATAATGAAAGTTTATTTTGTAAGGAGCTAAACAATTTTAAGAAAGCATATGATGATAAAATGGATAAATTATCTCCATGCAATGATTTACCACAAACATTACCACAAATAGAACAAACTTCAACACAAATATTACCACCTACAGAAGTAGATTATGTATTTGTTCCTATTTTAACAACGTCTATTGTATTACTAATGTCTTtcactatattttttttatataag TTTAGTCCACTGAAATCGTGGATATATACTCGTttacaaaggaaaaaatttattgaacTTAACAAATTTCAAGAAGAATCCAGTGAATCCTTACAAAACCTTAATGAAGAAGTAAATAGAAGTTATGAAAAAAGTTATCATAATATAACTTATCAACCTCAAGGAGACACTTGA